From a region of the Micropterus dolomieu isolate WLL.071019.BEF.003 ecotype Adirondacks linkage group LG21, ASM2129224v1, whole genome shotgun sequence genome:
- the LOC123959697 gene encoding phosphatidylinositol transfer protein beta isoform-like isoform X2 yields MVVIKEYRVVLPCSVEEYQVGQLFSVAEASKNETGGGEGIEVLKNEPYEKDGEKGQYTHKIYHLKSKVPGFVKLLAPEGALVFHEKAWNAYPYCRTIVTNEYMKDNFFIKIETWHKPDLGTQENVHKLDSSTWQDVTVVPIDIADRSQVSTTDYKPDEDPAKFTSVKTGRGPLGPTWKKELVSKTDCPRMCAYKLVTVKFKWWGLQNKVENFIHEQEKRIFTNFHRQLFCWIDKWVELTMDDIRRMEAETQRELDELRKQGEIRGTSAADE; encoded by the exons TCGTGTGGTTTTACCCTGTAGTGTTGAGGAG TACCAAGTGGGGCAGCTCTTCTCAGTAGCTGAAGCAAGTAAAAATGAGACAGGTGGTGGTGAAGGCATTGAGGTACTCAAGAATGAGCCCTATGAAAAAGACGGCGAGAAGGGACAGTATACACACAAAATCTACCACCTGAAGAg TAAAGTCCCAGGGTTTGTGAAGCTGTTGGCCCCTGAAGGCGCCCTGGTATTCCATGAAAAGGCCTGGAATGCCTACCCTTACTGCAGAACCA TTGTGACG AACGAGTATATGAAAGACAATTTCTTCATTAAGATTGAGACATGGCACAAACCAGACCTTGGAACACAAGAAAAT GTGCACAAACTAGACAGTTCCACATGGCAGGATGTAACTGTTGTGCCCATTGACATTGCAGACAGAAGTCAAGTGTCCACTACT GACTACAAGCCAGATGAGGACCCTGCCAAGTTCACGTCAGTTAAGACTGGCAGAGGACCCCTTGGACCCACCTGGAAG AAAGAGCTGGTTAGTAAGACGGACTGCCCAAGGATGTGTGCCTACAAACTGGTCACAGTCAAGTTCAAGTGGTGGGGCCTGCAGAACAAAGTGGAGAACTTCATCCATGAG CAAGAGAAGAGGATCTTCACTAACTTCCATCGCCAGCTCTTCTGTTGGATTGATAAGTGGGTGGAGCTGACTATGGATGATATCCGGCGGATGgaggcagagacacagagggagcTGGATGAG CTTCGCAAACAGGGTGAAATACGAGGAACCAGTGCTGCAGACGAATGA
- the LOC123959697 gene encoding phosphatidylinositol transfer protein beta isoform-like isoform X1 has product MVVIKEYRVVLPCSVEEYQVGQLFSVAEASKNETGGGEGIEVLKNEPYEKDGEKGQYTHKIYHLKSKVPGFVKLLAPEGALVFHEKAWNAYPYCRTIVTNEYMKDNFFIKIETWHKPDLGTQENVHKLDSSTWQDVTVVPIDIADRSQVSTTDYKPDEDPAKFTSVKTGRGPLGPTWKKELVSKTDCPRMCAYKLVTVKFKWWGLQNKVENFIHEQEKRIFTNFHRQLFCWIDKWVELTMDDIRRMEAETQRELDEMRKQGSVRGTKAADE; this is encoded by the exons TCGTGTGGTTTTACCCTGTAGTGTTGAGGAG TACCAAGTGGGGCAGCTCTTCTCAGTAGCTGAAGCAAGTAAAAATGAGACAGGTGGTGGTGAAGGCATTGAGGTACTCAAGAATGAGCCCTATGAAAAAGACGGCGAGAAGGGACAGTATACACACAAAATCTACCACCTGAAGAg TAAAGTCCCAGGGTTTGTGAAGCTGTTGGCCCCTGAAGGCGCCCTGGTATTCCATGAAAAGGCCTGGAATGCCTACCCTTACTGCAGAACCA TTGTGACG AACGAGTATATGAAAGACAATTTCTTCATTAAGATTGAGACATGGCACAAACCAGACCTTGGAACACAAGAAAAT GTGCACAAACTAGACAGTTCCACATGGCAGGATGTAACTGTTGTGCCCATTGACATTGCAGACAGAAGTCAAGTGTCCACTACT GACTACAAGCCAGATGAGGACCCTGCCAAGTTCACGTCAGTTAAGACTGGCAGAGGACCCCTTGGACCCACCTGGAAG AAAGAGCTGGTTAGTAAGACGGACTGCCCAAGGATGTGTGCCTACAAACTGGTCACAGTCAAGTTCAAGTGGTGGGGCCTGCAGAACAAAGTGGAGAACTTCATCCATGAG CAAGAGAAGAGGATCTTCACTAACTTCCATCGCCAGCTCTTCTGTTGGATTGATAAGTGGGTGGAGCTGACTATGGATGATATCCGGCGGATGgaggcagagacacagagggagcTGGATGAG ATGCGTAAGCAGGGGTCTGTGCGAGGTACAAAGGCTGCAGACGAGTAG